CGGTGGTCGGCATCGTGGCGGACGTGCTGCGACCCGACACCAACGGCGGCGAGAACGCGCACTTCCTTTCGGCGTTCTTCCCGGTCAGTCCGGCGGCGGGCATGCAGGATTACGTGGTGCGCAGCGCGTCGCAGGATCGCGAGCGCATCGTGCGCGACGGCGTGCAGAAGCTGGAAACCTTGTCACCCTCGGTGGTCGTCGAAGGCCACAGCTTCACCGAAATCCGCGACAAGTATTACGCCAATGCGCGCAGCATGGTGTGGATGCTGGTGCTGGTCTGCGTGGTGATGCTGGCGGTGACCGCGTTCGGCATCGTCGGCCTGACCAGCTTCTGGGTCGGACAGCGGCGCCGCCAGATCGGCATCCGCCGCGCGGTCGGCGCGACGCGCGCGCACATCCTGCGCTACTTCCAGACGGAAAATTTCCTGCTGAGCAGTGCCGGTGTCGCGGTCGGAATGATCCTGGCATTCGGTATCAATCTGTACCTGATGCAGCACTACCAGACCACGCGCCTGCCCTGGTATTACCTGCCGGTCAGCGCGATCGCGCTGTGGCTGTTGGGTCAACTCGCGGTGTTGGGGCCGGCGCTGCGCGCGGCGAACGTGCCGCCGGTGGTGGCGACGCGGGACGGGTGATGTTTTACCCCCCCCCCCCCCTTCGGGACGAAGGGGGTCGGCGCGCAGCGCGGGGGATGCCGCTGCGCAAGGCGAAAAACCATCCCCCTCAATCCCCCTTCCTGCGGAAGGGGGAGGACATAACTAGAGGGAATTTTATGTTCGGCTACTACATCGACCTTGCACTGCGCAGCCTGAAGCGCACGCCCGTCCTCACCGGCTTGATGGTGCTGGCGATCGGACTCGGCATCGGCGCCTCCATGACCATGCTGACGGTGCTGCACGTGATGACGCAGGATCCGCTGCCGGGGCGCAGTGCGCATTTATACGTGCCGCACCTCGATCCGCTGCCGCTGACGTATCAGCAACCCGAAACCGCGCCGAAGCCGAACGACAGCTTGACCTGGCCGGACGCAATGGCGCTGCTGCGCGCGCGTCGCGCGGAGAAACAGGCGGCGATGGCGGGTGGCACTCTGCTTGTGACACCACAGCGTGCCGGGTTGCAGCCCTTCGATATCAGCGGCCGCTACATCACTTCCGATTTCTTCGCGATGTTTGGCGTGCCGTTCGTTGCGGGCAGTAGCTGGACCGCTGCGGATGATCTGGCGCATGCACATATGGTCGTGCTGGCAGAGTCGCTGGCGCGCAAGCTGTTCGGTAACGCGAATCCGATCGGGCAAACCGTGGCGCTTGGCAACAACGGCAGTGCACCGCAAGAGTTCCGGGTAATCGGCGTTATTCGTGATTGGGCGCCGAAACCTTTGTTCTACGAAGACTCCGCAGGCAAACCGTACACCGACGCCGACAAGTTTTTCCTGCCCTTGCCCACCGCCATCGATTTGAAGCTGAGCTTCAACGGCAACCAGATGGGTTGGGGCCACAGTGATGGAAGCTGGCGCACCAGTCCGGTCGTGAGCTGGCTGCAATTCTGGGTGCAACTGGATACGCCTGCGCAGGTTGCGGCGTACCGGCAGTTCCTGATCGATTATTCGGCCGAGCAGAAAACGTTGGGCCGCTTTCAGCGCCCTGCTACCAATGCAAGGGTGTACAGCCTGATGGGCTGGCTGCAGCATGAAAACCTGGTGCCCGACGACGTGAAGCTGCAGATGTGGTTGGCGCTCGGTTTCCTGGGTGTCGCGATGCTCAATATCGTCGCGCTGCTGCTGGCCAAGTTCCTGCGTCGCTCAGGCGAGATCAGCGTGCGCCGCGCGATGGGTGCGCGCAAGCGCGACATCTTCGTGCAGTTCGGCATCGAATCCGCGCTGGTGGGCGTGGGCGGCGGCTTGCTCGGCTTGGGCATTGCGCAAATCGGATTGTGGAGCATCCGGCAACGTCCCGACGATTACGCGCATCTCGCATCGATGGATCCCTCGATGCTGTTCGTCACTGTGGTGCTGGCGATCGTCGCTAGCGCGTTGGCCGGCCTGCTGCCGGCGTGGCGCGCGTGCCGAGTGCCGCCCGCGTTGCAGTTGAAGACCCTGTGAGGACGTGAACATGGAAATCCGGCCGATCCTTGCGACGCTGCGCAAACACAAGCTCACCGCCATCCTGCTGACGCTGCAGGTCGCCTTTACCTGTGCGATCGTGTGCAACGTGGCCTTCATGATCACGCATCGCGTGCAGCGCATATCGATGCCGACCGGCATCGCCGAGAATCAGTTGTCGGTGATCCGGGCCGAGGGTATCCAGCAGAATGCAAACCCGCAGGCGCAACATGCGACGGATCTTGCCGCCCTGCGGGCGATTCCCGGCGTCGAATCCGTCGTGGCCACAAACGGTTCGCTGCCGTTGAGCCAGTCCAGCAGTTTTTACGGCGTTTGTCCCACCAAGAAGGCGCTGGAAGAAGCGATGCAGGCGCAATCGTTGGGCGCGGCGTGCGTTCAGCCCGGCGTCTATGGCGGCTCGCCTGGCCTGGTCGCAACGCTGGGTCTGGACCTCATCGAAGGCCGCGATTTTCGTTCCGATGAATTCGTGAAGGACGGCCAGCCGCCCGTCGCGATCATCAGCCAGGCTCTGGCGGAGCGCCTATATCCGGGCGAGAGCCCGCTGGGCAAGGAGTTGTACACGGGAGGGCCGAATCCAATTCGCGTGATCGGTGTCGTCAAGACGTTGCTGGCAGCACGTTTGCGCATGCCCGGCACCGACTATTACACGATGATCTATCCACAGTTACCTTCTGATACCTACACGTATTACGTGATGCGCAGCGTCCCGCAGGATCGCGACCGTGTGCTGAAAGCGGCGCACGACGCCTTGCTGAGGGTCGACCCAAATCGACTGGTCGAGAACACGGGCGAGACCTACACCCAAATCCGCGCGGAGTATTTCCAGCGCGACACCACCATGATCGGCCTGCTGCTCGCGTCGGCGCTGGGCCTGTTGTTCGTCACCGCGCTCGGCATTACGGGACTTGCGAATTTCTGGGTAGGACAACGCACCCGCAGCATCGGCATCCGCCGTGCGATCGGCGCGACGCGCGGCGACATCCTGCGTTACTTCCAGACCGAGAATTTCCTGATCGTTACCTTCGGCGTGCTGCTGGGCGTGCTGCTGGCGGTCGGCCTGAACCTGCTGCTGATGAAACACTACGAACTGCCGCGCCTGCCGTTGTGGTACCTGCCCGTCGGCGCGGTGGTGCTGTGGCTGCTGGGTCAGCTGTCCGTACTGGCGCCGGCGTTGCGCGCATCCAACGTGCCGCCGGTGGTGGCGACGCGGTCTGTCTAGTATTTGGCCAGATATGGCTATATGATATGGCCAAGTAGCGGAGCCAAGGTGAGCAGTCGTCATGCAAACAAACATTCTCGAAGCCAAGAATCGACTTTCGCAACTGATCAAGGCAGCCCAAGCCGGCGAGGAAGTGGTCATCGCCAACCGCGGTGAACCGGTGGTGCGACTTGTGCCCGTGCGCGGTGAGGGTTCGCAAAAACCGGAACCCGGTACAGCCAAAGCCATCCTGGATTGGCTCGAGAGCCATCCGCTACCCGAGTACGCGCGCCGAAGTGCGAAGGAAATCGATGATTACATCAGGGAAACCAGAAATTCATGGGACTGATCTATCTGGACACATGCCTCGTAATCTACGTTGTAGAACGTCATTCGCGTTGGCGCGAGGTGGTCAGGGGGGCCATGGCGGGAACAAGGAATGCACGGTTTGCCATTTCGCCGTTGGTGAAAATGGAATGTCTCGTTGGTGCCATTCAGCGAGATGATCCGGTCTTGCAGCAGGAGTACACGGAGCTGTTCGCGACGTTCACGGGCCTGCCCATTTCAGAGCCTGTGTACCTGCAAGCTGCGCATTTGCGTGCCAGGTTCGGTCTGAAAACGCCGGATGCGCTGCATCTAGCCTGCGCCCAGCATCATCGCTGCGAGGCACTGTGGACCAACGATAATCGCCTTGCGCGAGCATCTCATGGGTTGGCGCGCAAGCTGTCTGCATGAACCACTTTTTTTGAGTCGCTTCCAGTGCCATGCGCACCGTATTGATCATCGATGACCAGGCCGCGGTGCGCGATGCGTTGTCGCTACTGCTGTCGCTGCACGAAATCCGCCCGCTCACCGCGACGTCGCCGGAAGAAGGCATGGCGCTGCTGGAGCGCGAGCGCGTGGACGTGGTGATCGCGGACATGAATTTCAGCGCCGACACCACTTCGGGCGAGGAAGGCGTGGCGCTGTTCCACGCGATCCGCGCGCGCCATCCGGATTTGCCGGTGATCCTGCTGACCGGCTGGTCGCACCTCGAAACCGCGGTGCAACTGGTGAAGGCGGGCGCCGCGGATTACATGTCCAAGCCATGGGACGACGCCAAGCTGCTGGCGACGGTCGAGAACCTGCTGGAGCTTTCCGAGAATGCGCGCGCCGCCGCGGCCACGCGCATGACGCGCCGCCGCCGCCGCGAGGAACTGGAACGCAGCCATGACCTGCGTGGCATCGTGTTCGCGTCCGATGAAATGCTGCGTGTGCTGGAACTCGCCTGCCGCGTCGCGCGTGCGGAGGTGCCGGTGCTCGTCACCGGCCCGAACGGCGCCGGCAAGGAACGCATCGCCGAAATCGTGCACGCGAATTCCGCGGTGCGCGACAAGCCGCTGCTGACGGTGAACTGCGGCGCATTGCCCAGCGAATTGATCGAAGCCGAACTGTTCGGCGCGGAAGCGGGCGCGTACACCAGTGCGGTGCGCGCGCGCGAAGGCCGCTTCGAAGCCGCCGACGGCGGCACGCTGTTCCTCGACGAGATCGGCAACCTGCCGCCGGCCGGGCAGATGAAACTGTTGCGCGTGCTGGAAACCGGCGAGTTCGAACGGCTGGGTTCCACGCGCACGCGCAAGGTCAAGGTGCGAGTGATCAGCGCGACCAACGCCGATCTTTCCGCGATGATCCGCGAGGGCAGGTTTCGCGAGGACTTGTTCTATCGCCTCAACACCATCGAGATTCCGCTGCCGCCGCTGATCGAGCGCCCGGACGACATCCTGCCGCTGGCCGAGCATTTCCTCGACGACGACGCGGTGCTGTCGGACGAGGCGCGCGATGCGATGCTCGCGTACGCGTGGCCCGGCAACGTGCGCGAACTCAAGAACACCATCGACCGCGCGAAATTGTTGTGCGGGCGCGACGAAATCACCACGGAGCATCTCGGCTTGCCGACGGCGGCGCCCGTGGCGTCGCGCAGCCTCGACGATCCGCCGCGCGAAGCCGTGGAGGATGCGCTGAAAAAGGCCGGCGGCGTGATCAGCCGCGCCGCGCGCACGCTCGGGCTGTCGCGCCAGGCGTTGTACCGGCGCATGCAGCGGTATGGGATTCCGACGGAGGGGTGATGGCCCGCGTTCCCGCTGTGCCGTGCTTGTCTTCCCCCTTCGCGTGCGAAGGGGGATTGAGGGGGATGGCTTTTTGCACATCCGGACGCTTGTGCTTCGCGCGGCATCCCCCCGCTGCTTCGCAGCGACCCCCTTCCTGCGGAAGGGGGTGATCGCCCCATGCGCTTCTCCTCCCTCGAAGGCAAACTCGCGCTGCTGCTGATCGGTGCTTCCGCCGCCGGCGCCGCACTCGCCGCCACGCTGACGGAGTGGACGCACAGCGGCTGGCTGGGCGGTGCGATCGCGATCGCCGCGTGCATGGTGCCGGTGGCGTGGCTGGCGCACGCGGCGATGCAGCCGGTGCGGCGCCTGCTGCGCGCGCTGTCGGGCAGTGTCGCGAGTTACCGCGATGGCGACTTCAGCATTTCGCTGCGCACGCGCCGCCGCGACGAACTCGGCCAGTTGATCGAGGCGCACAACGAACTCGGGCACGCGTTGCGCGAGCAGCGGCAGAACCTGGTGCAGCGCGAATTGCTGCTCGACACCGTGGTGCAGCATTCGCCCACCGCGCTGATCCTCACCGACGCCAGCGACCGCGTGGTGTACGCGAACCTCGCCGCGCGGCATTTGTTCAACGAAGGCAAGAATCCGGGCGGACTGCGTTTCGAGGATCTGCTGGCCGCGTGCCCCGACGCGATGCGGCAGGCGCTGGCCGCCAGCGAGGACAGCCTGTTCGGCGTCGAGATGGGCAACGACGAGGAATATTTCCACCTCTCGCGCCGCGATTTCCGCTTGCAGGGACGGCCGCACCAGTTGTACCTGGTGCAGCGGATGACGCGCGAGTTGTCGCGCCAGGAAGTGGCGGTGTGGAAGCGCGTGATCCGCGTGATCAGCCACGAGCTCAACAATTCGCTGGCGCCGATTTCCTCGCTCGCGCACTCCGGCGCGGAACTGGCGCGCCGCCACGACCTCGAGCGCTTGCCGCGGGTGTTCGAAGGCATCGGCGATCGCGTGCGCCACCTGCATTCGTTCACCGCGGGCTACGCGAGCTTCGCCAAGCTGCCGCAGCCGAATCCGGCGCCGGTGGAATGGGCCGCGTTCCTGGAATCGCTCCGGATGCATTGCGAATTCCGGCTGGTCGGCGAGGTGCCGTCCGAATCCGCACAATTCGACGCGGCGCAAATCGAGCAGGTGCTGATCAACCTCGTGAAGAATGCGGTGGAAGCCGGTGGCGATCCCGCCGAGGTGACGCTGGCGATCATGCACACCTTGCAGAGTTGGCGCATCGAAGTGTCCGACCGCGGACCTGGCATGAGCGACACCGTGCTGGCGCAGGCGCTGCTGCCGTTCTATTCCACCAAGCGTTCCGGTACCGGGCTGGGCCTCGCGCTGGCGCGCGAAATCGTGGAAGCGCATGGCGGCCGCATCGGTCTTGCGAACCGCGAGGGCGGCGGGTTGCGGGTGACGGTGTCGCTGCCGGCGTCGCGGGTGTAGGAACGCGCTTCGCCCTGCATCCCCCCGCGCGCGTTGCGCGCGACCCCCTTCGTTCCGAAGGGGGTGATTTTCTTCCCCCTTCCAGAGGAAGGGGGATCGAGGGGGATGTGCTTTTGCCATTCCACGGCTGGCTATACTGCCCTGACCAACACAGAGGGAGCGCATCATGGGGCCGTCCGTCATCGTTGCGATCGTCGTCATCGTGGTGGCAATCATCGTGCTGGCGAAGTGGGTGCGGATCGTGCCGCAAGGCTACGAATGGACCGTCGAGCGGTTCGGCAAGTACACGCGCACGCTGCCGCCGGGGCTGCATTTCCTGGTGCCCTTCATCTACTCCATCGGCCGCAAGATGAACATGATGGAGCAGGTGCTGGCGGTGCCTTCGCAGGACGTCATCACCAAGGACAACGCGGTGGTGCGCGTCGACGGCGTGGTGTTCTACCAGGTGCTGGAAGCGGCCAAGGCGGCGTACGAAGTGGCCAATCTGGAGCAGGCCACGCTGGCGCTGGTGATGACCAACATCCGCACGGTGCTGGGTTCGATGGATCTCGACGAAAGCTTGAGCAAGCGCGACGAGATCAACGCGCGGCTGCTGAAAGTCGTCGACGAGGCGACGCACCCGTGGGGCGTCAAGGTCAACCGCATCGAGATCAAGGACATCGCGCCACCCAAGGACCTCGTCGACGCGATGGCGCGCCAGATGAAGGCCGAACGCGAGAAGCGCGCGAACATCCTGGAGGCCGAAGGGTTCAAGCAGGCCGCGATCCTGAAGGCCGACGGCGAAAAGCAATCGACGATCCTCGCCGCGGAAGGCCAGAAGGAAGCCGCGTTCCGCGAAGCCGAGGCGCGCGAACGCCTGGCGGCGGCGGAAGCGAAAG
The genomic region above belongs to Rhodanobacteraceae bacterium and contains:
- a CDS encoding ABC transporter, permease protein, whose translation is MDIQPIFAALRKHRIPAALIVLEIALACAVLCNAVFMIGQRIGEIRSPNAIDEQGIVDINVQGINPDTANADIPRDLATLREMPGVSAVAALNMMPLGNNSWNMNAATSPDQLQSKDTPNVAEYLFTRGGPDALGLHLLQGRFFNDDEYADSKLGSNYLPDAHAALVTQSLVRRLWPDGNALGKSLWIGKNNRYTVVGIVADVLRPDTNGGENAHFLSAFFPVSPAAGMQDYVVRSASQDRERIVRDGVQKLETLSPSVVVEGHSFTEIRDKYYANARSMVWMLVLVCVVMLAVTAFGIVGLTSFWVGQRRRQIGIRRAVGATRAHILRYFQTENFLLSSAGVAVGMILAFGINLYLMQHYQTTRLPWYYLPVSAIALWLLGQLAVLGPALRAANVPPVVATRDG
- a CDS encoding ABC transporter, ATP-binding protein, with translation MFGYYIDLALRSLKRTPVLTGLMVLAIGLGIGASMTMLTVLHVMTQDPLPGRSAHLYVPHLDPLPLTYQQPETAPKPNDSLTWPDAMALLRARRAEKQAAMAGGTLLVTPQRAGLQPFDISGRYITSDFFAMFGVPFVAGSSWTAADDLAHAHMVVLAESLARKLFGNANPIGQTVALGNNGSAPQEFRVIGVIRDWAPKPLFYEDSAGKPYTDADKFFLPLPTAIDLKLSFNGNQMGWGHSDGSWRTSPVVSWLQFWVQLDTPAQVAAYRQFLIDYSAEQKTLGRFQRPATNARVYSLMGWLQHENLVPDDVKLQMWLALGFLGVAMLNIVALLLAKFLRRSGEISVRRAMGARKRDIFVQFGIESALVGVGGGLLGLGIAQIGLWSIRQRPDDYAHLASMDPSMLFVTVVLAIVASALAGLLPAWRACRVPPALQLKTL
- a CDS encoding ABC transporter, permease protein; protein product: MEIRPILATLRKHKLTAILLTLQVAFTCAIVCNVAFMITHRVQRISMPTGIAENQLSVIRAEGIQQNANPQAQHATDLAALRAIPGVESVVATNGSLPLSQSSSFYGVCPTKKALEEAMQAQSLGAACVQPGVYGGSPGLVATLGLDLIEGRDFRSDEFVKDGQPPVAIISQALAERLYPGESPLGKELYTGGPNPIRVIGVVKTLLAARLRMPGTDYYTMIYPQLPSDTYTYYVMRSVPQDRDRVLKAAHDALLRVDPNRLVENTGETYTQIRAEYFQRDTTMIGLLLASALGLLFVTALGITGLANFWVGQRTRSIGIRRAIGATRGDILRYFQTENFLIVTFGVLLGVLLAVGLNLLLMKHYELPRLPLWYLPVGAVVLWLLGQLSVLAPALRASNVPPVVATRSV
- a CDS encoding Histidine kinase/response regulator hybrid protein, encoding MRTVLIIDDQAAVRDALSLLLSLHEIRPLTATSPEEGMALLERERVDVVIADMNFSADTTSGEEGVALFHAIRARHPDLPVILLTGWSHLETAVQLVKAGAADYMSKPWDDAKLLATVENLLELSENARAAAATRMTRRRRREELERSHDLRGIVFASDEMLRVLELACRVARAEVPVLVTGPNGAGKERIAEIVHANSAVRDKPLLTVNCGALPSELIEAELFGAEAGAYTSAVRAREGRFEAADGGTLFLDEIGNLPPAGQMKLLRVLETGEFERLGSTRTRKVKVRVISATNADLSAMIREGRFREDLFYRLNTIEIPLPPLIERPDDILPLAEHFLDDDAVLSDEARDAMLAYAWPGNVRELKNTIDRAKLLCGRDEITTEHLGLPTAAPVASRSLDDPPREAVEDALKKAGGVISRAARTLGLSRQALYRRMQRYGIPTEG
- a CDS encoding Histidine kinase/response regulator hybrid protein, giving the protein MRFSSLEGKLALLLIGASAAGAALAATLTEWTHSGWLGGAIAIAACMVPVAWLAHAAMQPVRRLLRALSGSVASYRDGDFSISLRTRRRDELGQLIEAHNELGHALREQRQNLVQRELLLDTVVQHSPTALILTDASDRVVYANLAARHLFNEGKNPGGLRFEDLLAACPDAMRQALAASEDSLFGVEMGNDEEYFHLSRRDFRLQGRPHQLYLVQRMTRELSRQEVAVWKRVIRVISHELNNSLAPISSLAHSGAELARRHDLERLPRVFEGIGDRVRHLHSFTAGYASFAKLPQPNPAPVEWAAFLESLRMHCEFRLVGEVPSESAQFDAAQIEQVLINLVKNAVEAGGDPAEVTLAIMHTLQSWRIEVSDRGPGMSDTVLAQALLPFYSTKRSGTGLGLALAREIVEAHGGRIGLANREGGGLRVTVSLPASRV
- a CDS encoding SPFH/Band 7/PHB domain protein, coding for MGPSVIVAIVVIVVAIIVLAKWVRIVPQGYEWTVERFGKYTRTLPPGLHFLVPFIYSIGRKMNMMEQVLAVPSQDVITKDNAVVRVDGVVFYQVLEAAKAAYEVANLEQATLALVMTNIRTVLGSMDLDESLSKRDEINARLLKVVDEATHPWGVKVNRIEIKDIAPPKDLVDAMARQMKAEREKRANILEAEGFKQAAILKADGEKQSTILAAEGQKEAAFREAEARERLAAAEAKATQLVSDAISAGNLNAINYFVATKYVEALKAMADSPNQKMLMLPFEASGILSSMAGIAEIGKEVLAKNASAPAAR